The DNA region CATCTGCATCATGTCCATCATTAGCATCTTGTCGATCATATGCATCTTGTCGATCATCTGCATCTTGTCtatcaaaaacataatatttatcGAGCGACACTGATATCTTTTTAAATGAGCACTTGTGGCAATGTGGGAAAGAAACGAACAAAGTGGCAGTTTGACTATAAAAAATCACTGTTTATGCATTTCTCTTAATTTAACTCTTGTTTGAAAGCATATTGTTTGGCTATTGGTTATATCATTAGTTATTTCAAGTAACATATTATGATATATCAGAATACTATATatcaattttgatttgattagttATTTCGAGTAACTTCTTAtgtgtatataaaattatactatcTCTTTAGGATATATCAATATCTCATAAATATAGAAAACTACTATATCTCtttatacataaattataaGCTTCATGTttttctctaatatatatatatgttgccACAAGAAGAGAGGTTCACTtgctttttatatatacattgacCTCAACGATCGTGTTTGACTTTGCAGCAACAACAATAAGATATGGAGACGCCACAAACAACGATGCACCATACACCGGAACAACAACAATCTGTGCAGACTCCACAACAACAAGAATCGTTAGCTTCTCATTTTAATGTCTAtcatgtaagaaaaaaaattatatgaataaaatttcttttttctttgattatattattaattttttgtatttgcagTTGGTGAAAAAATTATCAGAAGCGACTGAAACTGGAACACGAGATCAGAATTCTGATGCCctggtttgttttctttgtttctcttttttaaaatatccaagTCGCTATTTGGATTTCTAGGATTTCTTGGATGTTGAATTGTTTTAAATGGAATTGCATTGAAGGTGGCTGAAGTAGATAGCCATTTCGACAAGTGTCAACAGCTCTTTTATTCGATTTCAAGATCCCTAGGATCTAACAATGATGAGGTAaatcattaattatataaagaaaagtttTGACATAACATTTGGATCAGAACAaagtttgtcttgttttttGCTAACGAAATTTCTTATATCACAAGTATGTTGATGGTCAAAAGGGAAAACTAGAAGAAAGTGAACAATTGCTTCAACAAAAAACGTAAGTGATgcaatttatttaaaacattttatatcatCTTTTAATTTGATCTGATTGATTGGTTTTGCTCTTAACTATAATTATCTTCTTAAATCTTTGTGTCAGGGCATTGATTGAGGAAGAAATCTGCTGAAGAGATTGTGAAGAAAGAGCCTTAGTTCCATACTtccatatactgtatattatcTCCTAAGATGTTTGGaacatacattattattttttactctatcAGCAATTTTGGTGCTATATACCAAGAATTGTAATCAGTATACCATTACATTTTAATCGGGTTGATTGGGATATCTGTAATATGGTAAACCATTACATTAGATATATTAAACCtaaaaatcgagaaaacaaaaagaagttgCTTATCATCAAATATACAATTAAccataactttttaaaaataggcCAGAGGCTCTATAACAACCTTCAGGAGCAGATATCAAGAGGAGAAGTCAAAGATAATAGTAGTCATCTAACCGATCCAATAGTGAGGGGAATCATGCAATGGAGAGAGGCTCAAGTGCGGGAGcagagacagggagatagcATTAGAGAGGCAGTGTTGAGAAGAATTAGGTTATGCTTTCGTTGTTTCAGTTTTGCAAAACtataatatagtaaacaaacGTAAAAATagacgaaaaaaataattaaataatattgtagataaaaaaaaaaaactaacaagaTACGGCGTAACAGTTTCCGGCTGAAAACTAAAGAAGCAAAACCATTCTTTGAGATAtaatagagaaacaaaagaaacgaaaCGGAGTAATAGAAGATTTTAGGCTATTCTTCAAGAAAGTGATACGAGTACAACGTCATCTCAACTTTAATGGCAGACGCTCGAGAGAATCCGCGAGAAGCTAGAGGAAGAAGCGATGAAACAGAGTCAAGATCAGTTAAAGAGACTAAGGTAAAGAAACTGAACCAAGAATTTCCACTGTTGATCTCAGCTTACGATGCGATTTCACAGGGACGAGCTACGGATTTGAGGCGTGACGAGAAAAATAGGGTAAAAGATAACTGAACAAGAACTTTTTACTGTGGattgtttttgaagaaaataaataaacacaagAGTCGATAACGAATTTCTCAGGAACAGAGACATGGAGCTAGTAGTGAGAGGCTCGGTTCGAGGTCATCATCTTCTGATAAAAGCAGCGGTATTATCTCTAATCTTGAGGAGATACATTCATAATATAATCCGATACTGTTTGGTTTCTTGTGATCCAAGTTTGGATGTTGATATTGCTTGATCTTTAGAGAGGGATCTGAGAGCGTATCCAGTTCGTCCCAGAGAAAAAGACTGTCAGTTTTACCTCGAAACTGGTCTGTGTCTCTTTGGAAGACGTTGCTGGTACAATCATCCTCGTCATCTTCCAAAGGTGAGAGAAGTTACCTATGTTTGGCTGAGTTATCTAAAAGTTGCAAAAAtttgtctctctctttgctTACCCCGCTTTCAAACATGTTAATAGGAGTTTCCGAAGAGGAATGGTGTGAAGATTTGTCAGGTTGGATAATCTCATACAAACCTGATCATCTAGTAAAAAGTAACACAACttaataaagttttgtaaacttcatTTAAGAGCTAAATAAGAATCTCTTGCCTGgtttagtctttttttctgattttaaaacAGAGACTTGTTTAGTTccaacaacttcttcttttaCATGTATAGTATTTTAAGAGACGGGAATGTAAGTTCGGCTCAATATGTCTATATCAACACATAAAGGAACACAGGGATGGTGCAGAACCTAGGTATCAGGAggtatatatagatagtttcCATCAAATGTCTCTTCTCCATCCACGGTCCATGTCCATCGcatattggttttgatttgaacGTTTTGATTCTCAGCGTAGAAGAACTCCGAGGAGTTACGAAACAGAATCAGGATCCAGGCCAAAGAAGAGGGTAACATGATATatttaatgtgattttttttttttttgtatagctgttttctgttttacttATATGACATATTCATTCTCAGGCGAAAACTATTCCGGATTCCGCAGAGCCTGATTTAAGagaaagatttgaagatctAGAGGCTGAGGAAGgggtataaaatataatatatatacataactttgttgttattttgttcAATGATCATTTAGAGTCCATGATTTGTATTCGTAGGAAATCCGAGAGCAAGAGAATCCGCAGAATCAGATGCAGAGAAATACTGAAAGCCAGGGGACAGAGAGAGCTCAACACAATCTGCAGCAACAAAGCAAAAATGAAACAGAGGCTCAACACAATCTGCAGGTTCCTTACTGTGAAATCTTATTATTTCGATTtacttatataatttatataatgaatGTGTAGAATTATATCTCTTGAGGATATACTAATATCCCGTAAATATAGGGAGTCTAATATCATTTCTTTAGGCTTATAAAATTTCTTCATATttatctctaatatatatatatatatatatacatcgaCCTCAACCATCGTGTGCTCGACTTTACAgtttcatcaacaacaacaacagcaacaacaatcaGGGATGGAGACTCCACAATCAGGGATGCAGAACCATACAccgcagcagcaacaacaaccatCTGTGAAGACTCCGCAGCAACAAGAGTTGTTAGCTTCTCATTTTAATCTCTATCCGGTAAAAACACAAAAGTAGATgaatcaatttcttcttcttggggTTTAGTATTTAATATCTTGTATTCGCAGTCGGTGGAAACATTAGCAGATGCGATTGAAGCTGGAACACGAGATCATAATTCGGATGCCctggtttgtttttctttgtttattctCT from Camelina sativa cultivar DH55 chromosome 3, Cs, whole genome shotgun sequence includes:
- the LOC104776987 gene encoding mediator of RNA polymerase II transcription subunit 9, whose amino-acid sequence is METPQTTMHHTPEQQQSVQTPQQQESLASHFNVYHLVKKLSEATETGTRDQNSDALVAEVDSHFDKCQQLFYSISRSLGSNNDEYVDGQKGKLEESEQLLQQKTALIEEEIC
- the LOC104778941 gene encoding putative zinc finger CCCH domain-containing protein 9 produces the protein MADARENPREARGRSDETESRSVKETKGRATDLRRDEKNREQRHGASSERLGSRSSSSDKSSERDLRAYPVRPREKDCQFYLETGLCLFGRRCWYNHPRHLPKEFPKRNGVKICQEHRDGAEPRYQERRRTPRSYETESGSRPKKRAKTIPDSAEPDLRERFEDLEAEEGEIREQENPQNQMQRNTESQGTERAQHNLQQQSKNETEAQHNLQFHQQQQQQQQSGMETPQSGMQNHTPQQQQQPSVKTPQQQELLASHFNLYPVKTQK